AGCCAACCGCACAAATTGGGAGAGATTTTGGCCTGTCTGATAAAGCTGTAGAGAAGTGGTGTAAGGCTTATGGGATACAAAAGCCACCTAGAGGTTATTGGGTGAAAAAGGCTTATGGAAAAGTAGAAGAACAGTTAATAGCCCATAACGAAACGTTCTCTAGGATAGAGTTTTAGCTTTTTTATAAAAATTCTAGCCTTGGCAAGATCAGGGCGGCCGCATCATGTCAATAAGCAAAGTCTATTCTCAATATAGCTAAAAATAATGTCATTAACTCTTGCTTATTGCGAAAATTTTAGGCGTTGGCGTAGCCCGCTGCAGGCATCGCTTTGGGGCTGAAAAAATAATCAAGCGCGAAAGGAAAGATTTTTTCGTTGGTTCTTAACCTTCGTTGTGATCAAGAGTAATTTAGATGCGTTTGCCCTGTTGGCAAAGCTATAAGAGGCGGTACTATCATATTTGTATGCTGGTTCTGTAACAATAATTGTGCTGCTTTTTAAGGTTTTGGCTGACTGACGCACCCTACATACAAAAACTACCAAATCATAGCCAAATCATAGTCAGAATAGCCACAAATGCAAGTAAGAGACTTAGCTTTTAAACATCTAAATCTCTTAATAAGCCTGAAACCCTTGAATTTACGTTGATTATCTCGTTAATACCAAAAGCCCGTGACGAGGATTGAACTCGTGACCTCACCCTTACCAAGGGTGTTCAAAATAACTGATTATCAAGACTTTGAGCGATTTGCATAGTTGGGTTATGCAAGAACTATGCAACTTAGAGAATGTTCGAGATTGGTAAGTCGTCATCTAGAGTACCCAAGATTACCCCACGCAACAACAATGGCGGAATCATAATTAGGTTTCAATATCAAGGGAAGCAATACTCACTCTCTCCAGGTGGTAAATATAGCGATAGACTAGCGATCGCAAACGCTGACAGAATAGCTAGTCAAATCAAGACAGACATTCTTGCTGGCTACTTTGACCCCACGTTAGAAAAATATCAACCAAAGGTTAAACAGCCCGATAACGTTGTTTCAATCAGTAAGAACATAGCGCCAAACCTCAAGGAATTGTGGCAACACTATAAGGTAGCAAAACAAGCAAGTGTCGCTGAAACCACTCAAAAAGAGAAATGGTCACAGATTGATAGGTGCTTCGCAAAGGTGTTACCTGAGATGCTAAGTCCAGAGAATGCGCGGTTGTTGATACCAGAGTTACTTAAAACCTATTCGACTACTACGCTTGAGCGAATCATCAACGATATACACGCTTGTAGTAATTGGGCATTCGAGACTGGATTAATTAGTATTAACCCTTGGAGAAGATTGAAACAGCAGTTACCTGATAAGCCTCAAAGCAGTAGAACAAAAAAGGCATACTCACGAGATGAAGTCAACGCTATAATTCAAGCCTTCAGAGGTGATTGGTACTGCAACATCAAGTCAGCTTTCAAGGATAGCTGGTATGCTGATTTGGTTGAGTT
This portion of the Nostoc sp. GT001 genome encodes:
- a CDS encoding tyrosine-type recombinase/integrase, which gives rise to MFEIGKSSSRVPKITPRNNNGGIIIRFQYQGKQYSLSPGGKYSDRLAIANADRIASQIKTDILAGYFDPTLEKYQPKVKQPDNVVSISKNIAPNLKELWQHYKVAKQASVAETTQKEKWSQIDRCFAKVLPEMLSPENARLLIPELLKTYSTTTLERIINDIHACSNWAFETGLISINPWRRLKQQLPDKPQSSRTKKAYSRDEVNAIIQAFRGDWYCNIKSAFKDSWYADLVEFLFLTGCRPEDAIALTWDSIKEKVIVFDKAYCCGVLKTTKNNKARMFPITPQIRELLDRCSTYISPILSKLVFPAQNGSYINLRNFTQRYTKRIVENLVNEGKVKLYLPTYNLRNTSITHYLRQGVDIATVAALMETSEEMINQHYWSPDDDIINNNVQLPKI